A single genomic interval of Terriglobus albidus harbors:
- a CDS encoding tetratricopeptide repeat protein: protein MITFRNSMGVAFVALALSAPVAIVAQQAPASIHGHVQNPAGQAMTSGSIKLTKDRSSDEKSRKYAYTFPVDGTGNYKGSDVAPDTYVAIYFSADGRSIDFIDNVTLTSGQDKVVDIDMTRKEFTDKMTPEEKKQLEEFKKQNAAATAANAKVANLNQSLSAARASMSSKNYDEAANTMKAAVDAKPDEPILWFEYGNALLGQADTAAANDKKAGKPAATDPDVQAKYASAADAYKKVKELNATAKKPNPEIAGEALGNMGAAFAKSGKVDEANAAYEDAAKTNPAKAKTYYFNAAATFYNGQQLEAAAAAADKSIAADPNQAMAYYIKGQALIPKATVDPKTNKITAPPGTVEAYQQYLELDPNGAHAEEVKGILTGIGAEIKSSYKAGKKK from the coding sequence ATGATCACCTTCCGTAACTCGATGGGCGTGGCCTTCGTCGCGCTCGCGCTCTCCGCTCCGGTCGCCATTGTGGCGCAGCAGGCCCCAGCCAGCATCCACGGCCACGTTCAGAATCCCGCCGGTCAGGCCATGACCTCCGGCTCCATCAAGCTGACAAAGGACCGCAGCTCTGACGAGAAGAGCCGCAAGTACGCCTACACCTTCCCGGTTGACGGCACCGGTAACTACAAGGGAAGCGATGTCGCTCCCGATACCTACGTCGCCATCTACTTTTCCGCCGACGGTCGCAGCATCGACTTCATCGACAATGTCACCCTCACCTCTGGTCAGGACAAAGTCGTCGACATCGATATGACCCGTAAGGAATTTACGGACAAGATGACGCCGGAAGAGAAGAAGCAGCTCGAGGAGTTCAAGAAGCAGAACGCTGCTGCGACTGCCGCAAACGCCAAGGTCGCCAATCTGAACCAGTCCCTGAGCGCCGCCCGCGCCTCCATGTCCAGCAAAAACTACGACGAAGCCGCCAACACCATGAAGGCTGCTGTCGACGCCAAGCCCGACGAGCCGATTCTCTGGTTCGAGTACGGCAATGCTCTGCTTGGCCAGGCTGATACCGCCGCCGCGAACGACAAAAAGGCCGGTAAGCCGGCTGCCACTGATCCCGACGTCCAGGCGAAGTACGCCTCCGCTGCCGATGCCTACAAGAAGGTCAAGGAGCTGAACGCCACCGCCAAGAAGCCGAACCCCGAGATCGCGGGTGAGGCCCTGGGCAACATGGGCGCGGCTTTCGCCAAGTCCGGCAAGGTTGACGAAGCCAATGCGGCTTACGAAGACGCCGCCAAGACCAACCCGGCCAAGGCCAAGACCTACTACTTCAACGCCGCAGCCACCTTCTACAACGGCCAGCAGCTCGAAGCTGCCGCTGCCGCCGCAGACAAGTCGATCGCCGCCGATCCCAACCAGGCAATGGCCTACTACATCAAGGGCCAGGCTCTGATTCCCAAGGCGACGGTCGATCCTAAGACCAACAAGATCACCGCTCCTCCGGGAACGGTCGAAGCCTACCAGCAGTACCTGGAGCTTGACCCCAACGGCGCTCACGCCGAAGAGGTCAAGGGTATCCTCACCGGCATCGGTGCTGAGATCAAGTCCAGCTACAAGGCCGGCAAGAAGAAGTAA
- a CDS encoding GDSL-type esterase/lipase family protein, producing MRNLLRLGLCCALLAFSLRAQTPDSNPNGNQWTDPALDNAKAEAAFKPIAHPGLPTLWLIGDSTVRNGDGQGKGGQWGWGDELDPFFQIDKMNVVNRALGGRSSRTYYSDHWSRILAQVQKDDVVLMQFGHNDSGPLDDKARARGTLKGTGDETQEIDNPITRKREVVHSYGWYLRQFVRETKAKGAIPVICSPIPRKTWDEITGKIHRDQYGTWAHEVADQEHVGFLDLNEAIARAYDAMPHEAVEKLFADPHTHTSLEGAQLNARLVISTLRALNPNPVRTWLSKEGDSIPAYHP from the coding sequence ATGCGGAACCTTCTTCGCCTTGGCCTATGCTGCGCTCTGCTCGCCTTTTCACTGCGTGCACAAACTCCCGACAGCAATCCCAATGGCAATCAGTGGACTGATCCTGCGCTCGACAACGCCAAGGCCGAAGCCGCGTTCAAGCCGATTGCGCATCCCGGCCTTCCGACCCTCTGGCTCATCGGTGACTCCACCGTACGCAACGGCGACGGGCAGGGCAAAGGCGGCCAGTGGGGATGGGGCGATGAGCTCGATCCGTTCTTCCAGATCGACAAGATGAACGTCGTCAACCGTGCTCTCGGTGGACGCAGCTCACGTACCTACTATAGCGATCACTGGAGCCGTATCCTCGCCCAGGTGCAGAAGGACGACGTTGTCCTCATGCAATTCGGTCACAACGACAGCGGCCCGCTCGATGACAAGGCTCGAGCCCGCGGCACGCTGAAGGGAACCGGCGACGAAACGCAGGAGATCGACAATCCCATCACCCGCAAACGTGAGGTTGTGCACAGCTACGGCTGGTATCTGCGGCAGTTTGTACGCGAGACCAAGGCCAAAGGAGCGATTCCGGTCATCTGTTCTCCGATCCCGCGCAAGACCTGGGACGAGATAACCGGAAAAATCCACCGCGATCAGTACGGCACATGGGCTCATGAAGTCGCCGACCAGGAGCATGTCGGCTTCCTCGATCTGAATGAGGCCATCGCCCGGGCCTACGACGCCATGCCGCATGAGGCTGTCGAAAAGCTCTTCGCCGACCCTCACACCCACACTTCGCTGGAAGGCGCACAGCTTAACGCCCGCCTCGTCATCTCCACCCTGCGCGCTCTCAATCCCAATCCAGTGCGTACATGGCTCTCCAAAGAGGGCGATAGCATTCCTGCATATCATCCATAG
- the queD gene encoding 6-carboxytetrahydropterin synthase QueD — MFEITVEATFSSGHYLRNYHGKCENPHGHNYRVLVTLQGKELDESGLLLDFKLLKQVMRPVVNYLDHQMINDLKPFDEVNPSAENLARYFYQETSKQMLEMTNGRVSVKDCVMYETDTSMARYFE; from the coding sequence ATGTTTGAAATCACCGTAGAGGCGACCTTCTCCTCGGGCCACTACCTCCGCAACTATCACGGCAAGTGCGAGAACCCGCACGGGCATAACTATCGTGTGTTGGTTACCTTGCAGGGCAAGGAACTGGACGAGAGCGGTCTGCTGCTGGATTTCAAGCTGTTGAAGCAGGTTATGCGTCCCGTGGTGAACTACCTCGACCACCAGATGATCAACGACCTCAAGCCCTTCGACGAGGTCAACCCGTCGGCTGAAAATCTTGCCCGCTACTTTTACCAGGAGACCAGCAAGCAAATGCTGGAGATGACCAACGGCCGCGTCTCGGTGAAGGATTGCGTCATGTACGAGACCGACACATCCATGGCCCGCTACTTCGAGTAA
- a CDS encoding ATP-dependent DNA helicase gives MSSPPAISENLPTLHEFFAPGGVLAQSSLTYEHRRGQFEMAKAVESALDNGRHLVVEAGTGTGKTLAYLLPALRFARERGQRVIVSTGTKNLQEQLFFKDIPFLESLLGPLRVTYMKGRANYICRQKLYALRDQPILNGLEEINQYREIAEWEQTTETGDRAELTVLPESSALWSKLDARTEACLGQTCPNFERCFITQMRRRAVESDLIIVNHHLFFADLSIKQEAAGAPDAGVLPEAAAVIFDEAHELEDVASAYFGISLSTGRFDELARDTELLLRARQVVVSGVDSAIATLKDRARLFFSTLPHANSPGRMPFTGRADFLELNGEAYLSLLAALERFFGELDRVKDVDEVQGLKKRCNDIRAHLRFLMETEDPNTVFWIERRPIGGVRNAARRDASPALHTQLQATPIDVSELLVATLWEKFSSVILTSATLTVQAGFEHIRKRLGMTSARELIVPSHFQYGKQALLYLPQGMPDPRDPAFMKHATERTRRVLEITAGRAFCLFTSYQQMRELYERMLVEVPFPLFLQGQAPRKALLDEFRATPNAVLFGTSSFWQGVDVQGEQLSCVIVDRLPFAVPSDPVIQARMEAITATGGQPFFDLQVPQAVIALKQGFGRLIRSINDRGVLMLLDPRIQRQRYGRIFLESLPSYRLTDDITEVENFFA, from the coding sequence TTGTCTTCACCTCCCGCCATCTCGGAGAACCTCCCCACGCTGCACGAGTTCTTCGCGCCCGGCGGAGTGCTGGCCCAGTCTTCGCTCACCTACGAGCACCGGCGCGGCCAGTTCGAGATGGCAAAAGCCGTCGAGAGCGCCCTCGACAACGGCCGTCACCTGGTGGTCGAGGCCGGCACCGGCACCGGCAAGACCCTCGCTTATCTTCTTCCCGCTCTGCGTTTCGCCCGCGAGCGGGGACAGCGGGTCATCGTTTCCACCGGTACTAAGAACCTCCAGGAACAGCTCTTCTTCAAAGACATCCCGTTCCTGGAGTCACTGCTCGGCCCTTTGCGCGTTACCTACATGAAGGGTCGCGCCAACTACATCTGCCGGCAGAAGCTTTACGCCCTGCGCGACCAGCCGATCCTCAACGGCCTGGAAGAGATCAACCAGTACCGCGAGATCGCCGAGTGGGAGCAGACCACCGAGACCGGCGATCGTGCTGAGCTGACCGTTCTGCCGGAGTCATCCGCGCTCTGGTCCAAGCTCGATGCCCGGACTGAGGCTTGTCTGGGCCAGACCTGCCCTAACTTCGAGCGCTGCTTCATCACCCAGATGCGCCGCCGGGCCGTCGAGAGCGACCTCATCATCGTCAATCACCATCTCTTCTTCGCCGATCTCTCCATCAAACAGGAGGCGGCAGGCGCTCCTGACGCAGGTGTTCTGCCGGAAGCGGCAGCGGTGATCTTCGACGAGGCGCACGAGCTGGAAGATGTCGCCAGCGCCTACTTCGGCATCTCGCTCTCCACTGGCCGTTTCGATGAACTGGCTCGCGACACCGAGCTGCTGCTGCGCGCCCGTCAGGTCGTAGTGTCCGGTGTCGACTCGGCCATCGCCACACTCAAAGATCGCGCGCGTCTGTTCTTCTCAACGCTGCCTCATGCCAACTCCCCGGGCCGCATGCCATTTACCGGACGTGCGGACTTCCTCGAGCTCAACGGTGAGGCCTATCTTTCGTTACTCGCAGCCCTCGAGCGTTTCTTCGGCGAGCTCGATCGGGTGAAAGACGTCGATGAAGTGCAGGGCTTGAAGAAGCGTTGCAACGATATCCGCGCCCATCTCCGCTTTCTGATGGAGACGGAAGATCCCAACACTGTCTTCTGGATCGAGCGCCGCCCCATCGGCGGTGTTCGCAACGCCGCCCGGCGCGACGCTTCGCCTGCACTGCATACGCAGTTGCAGGCCACGCCAATCGATGTCTCCGAGCTTCTGGTCGCGACGCTCTGGGAGAAGTTCAGCTCCGTCATCCTTACCTCGGCCACGCTCACCGTGCAGGCCGGCTTTGAACACATTCGCAAGCGCCTCGGCATGACCAGCGCACGCGAGCTGATCGTCCCCTCTCACTTCCAGTACGGCAAGCAGGCGTTGCTCTATCTGCCGCAGGGCATGCCTGACCCGCGTGATCCCGCTTTTATGAAGCATGCGACCGAACGTACTCGCCGCGTGCTTGAGATCACCGCCGGCCGCGCCTTCTGCCTCTTCACCAGCTACCAGCAGATGCGCGAGCTCTATGAACGCATGTTGGTCGAGGTTCCGTTTCCGCTCTTCCTGCAAGGACAGGCGCCACGCAAAGCTCTACTTGATGAGTTCCGCGCTACACCCAATGCCGTGCTCTTTGGCACCAGCAGCTTCTGGCAAGGCGTTGACGTACAGGGAGAGCAGCTAAGCTGCGTCATTGTCGACCGCCTGCCCTTCGCGGTGCCCTCTGACCCGGTCATTCAGGCGCGTATGGAAGCCATCACCGCGACCGGCGGTCAGCCGTTCTTCGATCTCCAGGTACCGCAGGCAGTCATCGCGCTGAAGCAGGGCTTCGGCCGTCTGATCCGCAGCATCAACGACCGCGGCGTCCTTATGCTTCTCGATCCGCGCATCCAGCGCCAACGCTACGGCCGCATCTTCCTGGAGAGCCTGCCTTCGTATCGCCTCACCGACGACATCACGGAGGTCGAAAACTTCTTTGCATAA
- the moaC gene encoding cyclic pyranopterin monophosphate synthase MoaC produces the protein MSKLSHYDDAGQAHMVDVSAKSQTRREAIAEAFVELSAQTLEALPQNPKGNPLEVARFAGIQAAKQTSTLIPMCHPLPLSYVDIATEIEPEGIRVRATAATVAGTGVEMEAMTAASIAALTIYDMTKALDKGIRIRHVQLIAKSGGKSGEWHRE, from the coding sequence ATGAGCAAACTCTCTCACTACGACGATGCCGGCCAGGCACATATGGTGGACGTCTCCGCCAAGTCTCAGACCCGCCGTGAAGCAATCGCAGAGGCATTCGTGGAGCTCTCTGCCCAGACGCTCGAAGCTCTGCCGCAGAACCCCAAAGGCAATCCTCTCGAAGTAGCCCGCTTCGCCGGCATCCAGGCCGCCAAGCAGACTTCGACATTGATTCCTATGTGCCATCCGCTGCCGCTCAGCTACGTCGACATCGCAACAGAGATTGAGCCGGAAGGCATCCGCGTCCGCGCAACAGCAGCCACCGTCGCCGGCACCGGCGTCGAGATGGAAGCCATGACCGCAGCCTCCATCGCCGCACTCACCATCTACGACATGACCAAAGCCCTGGACAAAGGCATCCGCATCCGCCACGTCCAACTGATCGCCAAATCCGGCGGCAAAAGCGGCGAGTGGCACCGCGAGTAA
- a CDS encoding DUF2007 domain-containing protein produces MSSTSKNPDDLVTVARFSNPAEADLASSILESAGIEFFLSGEEASHIMPSGFGSRLEVRRADEETALELLNNPPAPAEGAPLADDGNDL; encoded by the coding sequence ATGAGCTCGACCAGCAAGAACCCTGACGATCTGGTGACTGTCGCCCGTTTTTCCAATCCTGCCGAGGCTGATCTGGCCAGCAGTATCCTCGAGTCCGCCGGCATCGAATTCTTTCTCTCCGGAGAAGAGGCCAGCCATATCATGCCGTCCGGCTTCGGATCGCGCCTTGAGGTACGCCGCGCTGATGAAGAAACCGCTCTGGAACTCCTGAACAATCCACCCGCACCCGCAGAAGGAGCACCGCTCGCAGACGATGGCAACGACCTCTAA
- a CDS encoding 7-carboxy-7-deazaguanine synthase QueE, with amino-acid sequence MHLIELYKSVQGESSFAGMPCIFVRLAGCNLRCSWCDSEYTFTGGKPYTLEQIEDELAALFPCTLVEFTGGEPMLQARELLPLMDRLLAKGFTLMMETSGERPLAAVPRAVHKIVDVKCPGAGSAANSFHLANLDALTGNDEVKFVISDRADYEFARDFIREHGLAARCGHILLSPAFQKTPSPLRTADNATLDPRLLVEWMLADGLPARLSLQIHKFIWEPQRKGV; translated from the coding sequence GTGCACCTGATCGAACTCTACAAATCGGTACAGGGCGAGTCTTCTTTCGCCGGCATGCCGTGCATCTTCGTACGGCTGGCGGGCTGCAACCTGCGCTGCTCCTGGTGCGACTCCGAGTACACCTTCACCGGCGGCAAGCCCTACACGCTCGAACAGATCGAAGACGAGCTTGCCGCTCTCTTCCCATGCACCCTGGTTGAGTTTACCGGCGGCGAGCCCATGCTGCAGGCGCGTGAGCTGCTTCCGCTGATGGATCGGCTCCTGGCGAAAGGCTTCACGCTCATGATGGAGACCAGCGGCGAGCGCCCCCTGGCCGCTGTTCCCCGGGCCGTGCATAAGATCGTGGACGTGAAGTGTCCCGGCGCCGGTTCGGCTGCCAACAGCTTCCACCTGGCCAATCTCGACGCACTCACCGGCAACGATGAAGTAAAGTTCGTCATCAGCGACCGGGCTGACTATGAGTTTGCCCGTGATTTCATCCGGGAACATGGGCTTGCGGCAAGGTGCGGCCATATCCTGCTGTCCCCGGCATTCCAGAAGACGCCCTCTCCACTGCGTACCGCGGACAACGCAACCCTGGATCCCCGTCTCCTCGTGGAGTGGATGTTGGCCGACGGCCTGCCCGCCCGCCTCAGCCTCCAGATCCACAAATTCATCTGGGAACCCCAGAGAAAAGGCGTCTAA
- a CDS encoding molybdopterin molybdotransferase MoeA: MLTFTQALDLVLEHSRSFPAPAVESIPLEQALGRTLAAQLLADRDQPPFHRSTRDGYAVDAASFSRDRQAKVTGFLPAGKVWQGSAIAPGETVEIMTGAPVPPGADAVVMLEHVERSGDRISLSSDRTLRPGENVVPAGSEAVAGQSILPAGARLGSAEIGLAASVGGSRLWVYAQPSVAILATGDELVTVEETPLPHQIRNSNTHTLAALVREAGGIPSALPIAADTRDSLRDLLLQARSHDLVLLSGGVSAGKHDLVEEVLAELGAEFYFTGVSIQPGKPAVFGRLHNGPYFFGHPGNPVSTQVTFLLFAAPMLRALGGQSNLSPLFAQAAAAEPMTHKPGLTRFLPAHLESSLTPTVRLVPWQGSGDLAANARANCYAVLPADQERIPQGDPVTLLLR, from the coding sequence TTGCTCACCTTCACCCAAGCACTCGACCTCGTCCTCGAACATTCCCGAAGCTTCCCCGCACCCGCTGTCGAATCTATCCCTTTGGAACAAGCCCTGGGCCGCACGCTTGCAGCTCAACTGCTTGCCGACCGCGACCAGCCGCCCTTCCACCGCTCCACCCGCGACGGCTATGCCGTTGACGCAGCAAGTTTCAGCCGCGACCGGCAGGCGAAGGTGACCGGTTTCCTTCCTGCCGGAAAAGTCTGGCAGGGAAGTGCGATTGCCCCCGGAGAGACGGTTGAGATCATGACCGGCGCCCCTGTCCCGCCAGGCGCCGACGCCGTGGTGATGCTTGAACACGTCGAGCGTTCCGGGGATCGCATCTCGCTCTCTTCAGACCGCACCCTTCGTCCTGGAGAGAATGTCGTTCCCGCAGGTTCTGAGGCCGTCGCAGGCCAGAGTATCCTGCCTGCAGGCGCCCGTCTTGGCTCAGCTGAGATAGGTCTGGCGGCCAGTGTCGGCGGCAGTCGGCTCTGGGTGTACGCACAACCCTCCGTCGCGATCCTCGCTACCGGCGACGAGCTGGTGACCGTCGAGGAGACTCCGCTTCCACACCAGATCCGCAATTCCAACACGCACACGCTCGCGGCACTGGTTCGCGAGGCAGGCGGCATTCCATCGGCTTTGCCCATCGCTGCCGATACCCGCGATTCTCTTCGTGATCTCTTGCTCCAGGCCCGTTCCCACGATCTGGTCCTGCTCTCCGGAGGGGTCTCGGCCGGCAAACACGACCTCGTCGAGGAAGTACTCGCCGAGCTTGGCGCCGAGTTCTACTTCACCGGTGTTTCCATCCAACCCGGTAAACCCGCTGTCTTTGGCCGCCTGCACAATGGCCCATACTTCTTCGGGCATCCAGGCAATCCCGTCTCCACACAGGTCACCTTCCTGCTCTTTGCCGCGCCCATGCTTCGAGCCCTAGGCGGACAGTCAAACCTGTCGCCACTCTTTGCGCAGGCGGCTGCGGCTGAGCCGATGACGCACAAACCCGGCCTCACCCGCTTCTTGCCGGCTCACCTCGAATCATCACTGACTCCCACGGTTCGCCTGGTGCCCTGGCAGGGTTCGGGAGACCTCGCAGCAAACGCCCGCGCCAACTGCTACGCCGTTCTTCCCGCGGACCAGGAGAGGATCCCGCAAGGCGATCCAGTCACGCTCCTGCTACGCTAG
- the queC gene encoding 7-cyano-7-deazaguanine synthase QueC — MATTSNRPRAVVSLSGGMDSVVCAALATRDFDAYAVHFSYGQRTEARELLSARQAAELLGFKDFLHLKIDLFRKIGGSALTDDSIAVPDAPEEEASIGQQVPVTYVPFRNAHFLSAAVSWAEVLGAKTVFIGAVEQDSSGYPDCRPVYYEAFNQLIQTGTKEGDIRIVTPLIHLKKSEIVRLGVELGAPFHVSWSCYSGQDAACGTCESCVLRLRAFREAGAADPIPYAAR; from the coding sequence ATGGCAACGACCTCTAACCGGCCCCGCGCCGTAGTCTCGCTCTCCGGTGGCATGGACTCTGTCGTCTGTGCTGCACTTGCCACACGGGATTTCGACGCCTACGCCGTCCACTTCTCCTATGGGCAGCGGACGGAGGCGCGTGAGCTTCTCTCCGCCCGCCAGGCGGCTGAGCTCCTTGGCTTTAAAGACTTTCTACACCTGAAGATCGATCTCTTCCGGAAGATTGGCGGCTCTGCTCTGACCGACGATTCCATCGCCGTTCCCGACGCGCCGGAGGAGGAGGCTTCTATCGGGCAACAGGTGCCCGTCACCTACGTTCCGTTCCGTAACGCACACTTTCTCTCGGCTGCCGTCTCCTGGGCCGAAGTGCTGGGTGCGAAGACGGTTTTTATCGGCGCCGTCGAGCAGGACTCCTCCGGCTACCCCGACTGCCGCCCTGTCTATTACGAAGCCTTCAATCAGCTCATTCAGACTGGAACCAAAGAGGGCGATATTCGCATCGTGACCCCGCTGATTCATCTGAAAAAGTCCGAGATCGTCCGGCTGGGAGTTGAACTCGGTGCTCCGTTCCATGTAAGTTGGTCATGCTATTCCGGGCAGGACGCCGCCTGTGGAACCTGCGAAAGCTGCGTCCTACGGTTACGGGCGTTCCGCGAGGCAGGAGCGGCCGATCCTATACCCTACGCGGCGCGCTGA